A single genomic interval of Pyruvatibacter sp. HU-CL02332 harbors:
- a CDS encoding NnrU family protein, translated as MIADPTLNLVAACAVFLGIHIFISGTRLRDVLTSRIGEGPYMGLFAVMSLAAIVWMAMAFNRASADTFTLLWIPEPWWHHAAMTAILLAAILVVLGNVTKSPTAAGSGDLVDDPDAAKGILRITRHPFLWGVQLWALAHIAMNGDLSSLIFFGTFAVLALIGPPTIDAKRARALGERWDGYAARTSNVPFGAILTGRNSLKLGEIGIVWPLVGVALYFALVYGHEWLFSVSALPVR; from the coding sequence ATGATTGCAGATCCAACATTGAACCTGGTGGCTGCCTGCGCGGTCTTTCTGGGTATCCACATTTTCATCTCCGGCACCCGGCTGCGGGACGTCCTGACCAGCCGGATCGGGGAGGGGCCCTATATGGGGCTGTTCGCGGTGATGTCGCTGGCAGCGATTGTCTGGATGGCCATGGCCTTCAACCGGGCCAGCGCCGACACCTTTACGTTGCTTTGGATCCCTGAACCCTGGTGGCACCATGCGGCAATGACAGCGATTTTGCTGGCGGCCATTCTGGTAGTGCTCGGCAATGTCACCAAGAGCCCGACGGCGGCGGGCAGTGGTGATCTTGTGGATGATCCCGATGCGGCCAAGGGTATTTTGCGGATTACGCGGCATCCGTTTCTGTGGGGCGTTCAGCTTTGGGCGCTGGCGCATATCGCCATGAACGGTGATCTGTCATCGCTCATTTTCTTCGGGACGTTCGCCGTCCTGGCCCTCATTGGCCCGCCGACGATTGATGCCAAACGGGCACGGGCGCTGGGCGAGCGGTGGGACGGCTATGCGGCCCGCACGTCCAATGTGCCGTTTGGCGCGATCCTGACCGGACGCAACTCATTGAAGCTTGGCGAGATCGGCATTGTGTGGCCGCTTGTGGGTGTCGCGCTCTATTTTGCGCTAGTCTACGGGCATGAGTGGCTGTTCAGCGTCAGCGCGTTACCGGTTCGTTAG